Proteins co-encoded in one Callospermophilus lateralis isolate mCalLat2 chromosome 2, mCalLat2.hap1, whole genome shotgun sequence genomic window:
- the LOC143387004 gene encoding olfactory receptor 10N1, which translates to MGNHSLLNEFILLGIPQTEGLETVLLVIFSSIYLFTLLGNLLIFTAIISSSTLHTPMYFFLGLLSVFDMLFPSVTCPKMLFYLSGLSRAISYKGCAAQLFFYHLLGSTEGCLYSVMAYDRYVAICHPLRYMLIMKPAVCVSLVTVAVLVGCVHATTLTSFTFQLTYCGPNQVDHFFCDIPAVLPLACTDSSLAQRVGSINVGLLALMLLFSVCVSYTHIGIAILRIRSAEGRQKAFSTCSAHLTAILCAYGPVIIIYLQRTPNPLLGAVVQILNNIVSPMLNSLIYSLRNKEVKRSLKKMFRNVFIVQE; encoded by the coding sequence ATGGGAAATCACAGCTTGCTGAATGAGTTCATCCTCCTGGGAATCCCCCAGACGGAGGGACTGGAGACTGTGCTCTTGGTCATCTTCTCTTCCATCTACCTCTTCACCCTGCTTGGGAATTTACTCATCTTTACAGCAATCAtttcatcctccactcttcacaCTCCCATGTATTTCTTCTTGGGACTTCTGTCTGTTTTTGACATGTTGTTCCCTTCTGTAACCTGTCCCAAGATGCTCTTTTATCTCTCTGGTCTGAGCCGAGCCATCTCTTACAAGGGCTGTGCTGCACAGCTCTTCTTCTATCACCTGCTAGGCTCTACGGAAGGATGCCTGTATTCTGTAATGGCTTATGATCGCTATGTTGCCATCTGTCACCCACTAAGATATATGCTCATCATGAAACCTGCAGTCTGTGTCAGCTTGGTCACGGTAGCCGTGTTGGTGGGGTGTGTCCATGCCACCACACTGACCTCCTTTACCTTTCAGTTAACCTACTGTGGCCCCAATCAGGTGGACCACTTCTTCTGTGACATCCCTGCAGTTTTACCCTTGGCTTGTACTGACAGCTCTCTGGCCCAGAGGGTGGGCTCCATTAATGTTGGCCTCCTGGCTTTAATGCTCTTATTCAGCGTTTGTGTCTCCTACACTCACATTGGGATTGCCATTCTGAGGATTCGTTCAGCAGAGGGCAGGCAGAAGGCTTTCTCCACCTGCAGTGCCCACCTCACTGCCATCCTCTGTGCCTACGGACCTGTCATCATCATCTACCTGCAGCGCACACCCAACCCTCTGCTTGGGGCCGTGGTGCAGATACTAAACAACATTGTCTCCCCCATGCTGAACTCGTTGATCTACTCCTTAAGGAACAAAGAAGTGAAAAGGTCCCTAAAAAAAATGTTCCGAAATGTGTTTATTGTTCAGGAATGA